From one Novosphingobium sp. genomic stretch:
- the trbG gene encoding P-type conjugative transfer protein TrbG: protein MASLLIAAAAATAPVNLPAQKAAPVQTAAPAAPSTGKPGAVPSIKPMAVVPVRAKPRWHRRPHLSPVELSVRAATLEATQNPQPLGFVNAMQVYSWGEGVIYHLLAAPGRVSDLILQPGEVITSIAAGDTARWTIGDTSSGSGEAKRVHVLVKPFSAGLSTNLVIATDRRTYHLQLSSTVGTAMAGISWSYPADELLAVKRKEAEAQAVKPVAAGLDVQSLTFSYAITGDTPAWRPLRAFDDGRQTFIEFPASIAVGEAPPLFVLGDKGAAELVNYRMSGRYYVVDRLFNAAELRLGGKQQSVVRITRGTAAEKERRGDRRAS, encoded by the coding sequence TTGGCCAGTCTGCTCATCGCAGCTGCCGCAGCGACTGCGCCCGTCAATCTTCCGGCGCAAAAGGCAGCGCCGGTCCAGACCGCGGCACCCGCAGCGCCTTCCACCGGGAAGCCCGGCGCCGTACCGTCGATCAAGCCGATGGCTGTCGTGCCCGTGCGGGCAAAGCCCCGATGGCATAGGAGGCCGCACCTTTCGCCGGTTGAACTCAGCGTGAGGGCAGCAACTCTTGAAGCGACGCAAAACCCCCAACCGCTTGGTTTCGTCAATGCTATGCAGGTCTACAGCTGGGGGGAGGGCGTGATCTATCACCTCCTCGCCGCGCCGGGCCGGGTCAGCGATCTCATCCTGCAGCCCGGCGAAGTGATCACCTCGATCGCGGCGGGCGACACCGCGCGCTGGACGATTGGCGATACCAGCAGTGGCAGCGGCGAGGCCAAGCGAGTCCATGTTCTGGTGAAGCCCTTCTCTGCCGGGCTTTCGACCAATCTGGTCATCGCGACCGATCGGCGGACCTATCATCTGCAGCTCTCCAGCACCGTCGGCACGGCGATGGCAGGCATCTCATGGAGCTACCCGGCGGATGAGCTGCTGGCGGTCAAGCGTAAGGAGGCCGAGGCCCAGGCCGTCAAACCGGTCGCGGCGGGTCTCGATGTTCAAAGCCTGACCTTCTCCTACGCCATCACCGGCGACACGCCGGCATGGCGGCCGCTGCGGGCCTTCGATGATGGGCGGCAGACCTTTATAGAGTTTCCGGCAAGTATTGCGGTGGGCGAGGCGCCGCCGCTCTTCGTGCTTGGCGACAAGGGGGCCGCTGAGCTGGTCAATTATCGCATGTCCGGCCGCTATTATGTGGTGGATCGGCTCTTCAACGCGGCCGAGCTCCGACTCGGTGGCAAACAGCAGTCGGTGGTCCGCATCACCCGCGGGACGGCTGCTGAGAAGGAACGTCGCGGCGATCGGAGGGCGTCATGA
- a CDS encoding TrbI/VirB10 family protein, producing the protein MLRGHPRGAVRFRREVIIGLVVAAVIGLVGVTWLALSPSLPHINVAASDDTAVKPNGEVLANAPKTYGDFRKLGPPLPGDLGPAILAHQQGTTSVAMTPSPTQPDQTLAAQRQRQSEEARAARESQVMVQIAGGDKAGPASAAGASAPGVVASVDPASASLAARMALDPDHDPGQQQRKADFVASVDIKGDINPHALSEPTSPYTLSAGTVIAASLITGINSDLPGMVSAQVTQNAYDTATGRYLLLPQGSRLIGSYDSVVAYGQKRALLVWQRIILPDGSSVRIDNVPASDASGYAGLADKVDFHSWQLIKGVVLSSLLGVSTQLSFGSNESDLLRAIRESTQQSAGRAGDQIVTRALNVQPTITVRPGWPLRVVVHKDIVMRPWGQQGRP; encoded by the coding sequence GTGCTGCGTGGACACCCACGCGGGGCGGTTCGCTTCCGGCGCGAGGTCATCATCGGATTGGTGGTGGCAGCGGTGATAGGGCTGGTGGGGGTGACCTGGCTAGCCCTGAGCCCCTCGCTTCCGCATATCAATGTCGCGGCCAGCGATGATACCGCCGTAAAGCCAAATGGCGAGGTGCTGGCCAACGCGCCCAAGACCTACGGTGATTTTCGCAAGCTTGGCCCGCCGCTGCCGGGGGATCTGGGGCCGGCCATCCTTGCCCACCAGCAGGGAACCACCTCGGTCGCTATGACGCCGTCTCCAACGCAGCCTGACCAGACGCTGGCTGCCCAGCGCCAGCGACAAAGTGAGGAGGCAAGGGCTGCGCGTGAATCGCAGGTGATGGTGCAGATTGCCGGTGGCGATAAGGCGGGGCCAGCAAGTGCTGCTGGCGCGTCTGCACCAGGAGTGGTGGCCAGTGTGGATCCTGCATCAGCCTCGCTCGCTGCGCGGATGGCTCTCGATCCCGATCATGATCCGGGCCAGCAGCAGCGCAAGGCCGATTTCGTGGCCAGTGTCGACATAAAAGGGGACATTAATCCCCATGCCCTGAGCGAACCGACGTCGCCCTACACGCTAAGCGCTGGCACAGTCATCGCTGCCAGCCTGATCACCGGCATCAACTCCGACCTTCCGGGGATGGTGAGTGCTCAGGTGACGCAGAACGCTTATGATACGGCCACCGGGCGCTACCTTCTCTTGCCGCAGGGCTCCCGGCTGATCGGCAGCTATGACAGCGTGGTTGCCTATGGCCAGAAGCGCGCTTTGCTCGTCTGGCAGCGGATCATCCTGCCCGACGGGTCATCGGTGCGGATCGACAATGTGCCGGCCTCGGATGCCTCCGGCTATGCAGGACTGGCTGACAAGGTCGATTTCCATAGCTGGCAGCTGATCAAGGGCGTCGTGCTCTCCAGCCTGCTGGGCGTCAGCACCCAGCTCAGCTTTGGCAGCAATGAGAGCGACCTGCTGCGGGCGATCCGTGAATCGACGCAGCAAAGTGCCGGGCGGGCTGGTGATCAAATCGTGACCCGCGCCCTCAATGTGCAGCCGACCATCACCGTCAGGCCAGGGTGGCCGCTTCGCGTGGTGGTTCACAAGGACATCGTGATGCGGCCATGGGGCCAGCAAGGGAGGCCATGA
- a CDS encoding integrase arm-type DNA-binding domain-containing protein yields the protein MLNDAKIRAAKAREKMYKLTDGHQLFLMVMPSGSKLWKWNYRYNGLQRTMGIGSYPMFSLLDARACREEARRVLAEGKDPVVEKRLNIEANLRNGRCTFERVAREWHAELNGQWARKHALDVMRSLERDVFPMIGNLPIAQLTSPAVLEVLRAIEARGAIETAKRVRQRISMVFIYAIANGQAMRDPAEKLGAVLKPLRKRRQPAITDIKQLSAMIDDAESDYARPVTRLALRLLALTAVRPNELRGARWEEFEDLNGPEPLWRIPAERMKGSLDRKEEIGGEHLVPLAPQSVMVLRALWPLSGGGELAFPSSRNGHKPMSENTIGYLLNRAGYHGHHVPHGFRAAFSTIMNEWAQDNGLKGDRAIIDLMLAHVPPNKVEGAYNRARYMKRRRELAVIWADMLTKNLPSPGTLLIAPAREESGGCTWRRIPVALPKKVPFPELAKPRDTGIVRRPLKRARRA from the coding sequence ATGTTGAACGACGCAAAAATCCGAGCGGCCAAGGCCCGGGAAAAAATGTACAAGCTGACAGACGGACACCAGCTCTTTCTTATGGTGATGCCGAGCGGTTCCAAACTCTGGAAGTGGAACTACCGGTACAATGGTCTGCAGAGGACCATGGGGATCGGCAGCTATCCTATGTTCTCCCTCCTTGACGCCCGTGCCTGTCGCGAAGAGGCGCGGCGCGTTCTGGCTGAAGGGAAAGACCCGGTCGTCGAGAAAAGGCTCAACATCGAAGCCAATCTGAGAAACGGGCGATGCACCTTCGAACGGGTTGCTCGCGAGTGGCATGCGGAACTCAATGGCCAATGGGCCCGCAAGCATGCTCTGGACGTCATGCGCAGCCTTGAACGGGATGTTTTCCCCATGATCGGAAATCTGCCCATCGCGCAATTGACCTCGCCTGCTGTCCTTGAGGTCTTGCGGGCGATTGAGGCGCGCGGGGCGATCGAGACAGCAAAGCGCGTCCGCCAGCGCATTTCCATGGTTTTCATCTACGCCATCGCAAACGGTCAGGCGATGAGGGATCCGGCCGAGAAGCTTGGCGCTGTGCTCAAGCCGCTCAGAAAACGTCGCCAGCCCGCGATCACGGATATCAAACAACTGAGCGCCATGATCGATGATGCGGAGTCCGACTATGCCAGGCCGGTTACGCGGCTGGCTTTGCGCCTCCTGGCCTTGACTGCCGTAAGGCCGAATGAGTTACGAGGGGCTCGCTGGGAGGAGTTCGAGGATCTGAACGGTCCGGAACCGCTGTGGCGTATCCCCGCGGAGCGCATGAAAGGCTCCCTCGATCGAAAAGAGGAGATCGGCGGTGAGCATCTTGTTCCCCTGGCGCCTCAAAGCGTTATGGTGCTGCGCGCGCTCTGGCCGCTTTCGGGTGGCGGAGAACTGGCGTTTCCCAGCTCCCGCAATGGTCACAAGCCCATGAGCGAGAATACCATCGGTTATCTCCTCAACCGGGCGGGATATCATGGACACCATGTGCCTCATGGATTTCGCGCCGCCTTCTCGACGATCATGAATGAATGGGCGCAGGACAATGGTCTGAAGGGAGACCGGGCGATCATCGACCTCATGCTCGCCCATGTTCCGCCCAACAAGGTCGAGGGCGCCTATAACCGCGCGCGCTATATGAAGAGAAGGCGTGAATTAGCAGTGATTTGGGCTGATATGCTGACAAAGAATCTACCATCTCCCGGCACACTGCTTATCGCACCGGCGCGGGAGGAATCCGGTGGATGCACCTGGCGCCGCATCCCTGTTGCCCTCCCCAAGAAGGTGCCCTTTCCCGAGCTTGCAAAACCGCGTGACACCGGGATTGTTCGTCGCCCCCTGAAGAGGGCGCGCCGAGCCTGA
- a CDS encoding DUF2274 domain-containing protein codes for MVELKLGKLPERVPVKLTISVLPDLNRRLLDYAAVYADAYGQQEPLLDLIPAMLVAFLDGDRAFAKAQTVKGRGGPRDA; via the coding sequence ATGGTGGAGCTGAAGCTGGGTAAACTGCCCGAACGCGTGCCGGTCAAACTGACGATCAGCGTGCTGCCAGATCTCAATCGCCGTTTGCTCGACTATGCCGCAGTCTACGCGGACGCCTATGGCCAGCAAGAACCGTTGCTCGATCTGATACCGGCAATGCTGGTGGCATTCCTTGACGGTGATCGGGCCTTTGCCAAGGCTCAAACCGTGAAGGGCCGCGGTGGGCCGCGTGATGCTTGA
- a CDS encoding AlpA family phage regulatory protein, translated as MLEHEGDKPPFEERPDRLLRISEVSRRVGLCKSMIYRLISKESFPKPHKLSPGASRWSEQAVVAWIADVRDGFEGKRRKFW; from the coding sequence ATGCTTGAACATGAGGGCGATAAGCCTCCGTTCGAGGAGCGCCCCGACAGGCTTTTGAGGATTTCGGAAGTTTCTCGTCGAGTGGGCTTATGCAAATCAATGATTTACAGGCTGATTTCGAAGGAGAGCTTCCCAAAACCACATAAACTGTCACCGGGTGCTTCGCGATGGAGCGAGCAGGCGGTGGTGGCATGGATTGCGGATGTCCGCGACGGATTTGAAGGAAAACGAAGAAAATTCTGGTAG